The following coding sequences lie in one Thalassoglobus polymorphus genomic window:
- a CDS encoding F0F1 ATP synthase subunit A: MNAIQINPDTPIWEWGPFVLNQTLIFTWISMAVLVALSWLMTRTLSSDTNFSRGQNLLEVLVETLQNQIREVSGQQTGSYLPFIGTLFLFIAISNLLAIVPGYYPPTGSLSTTAALATCVFVAVPVYGISKTGLSAYLRQYLQPSVFMLPFNIIGELSRTLALAVRLYGNMMSGTVIGAILLGFVPLFVPIVMQLFGLLTGMIQAYIFAILAMVYIASATQAQSTSTLDSEGN; encoded by the coding sequence ATGAACGCAATTCAGATCAATCCCGATACCCCAATCTGGGAATGGGGACCGTTCGTTTTAAATCAGACGTTGATCTTTACCTGGATTTCGATGGCGGTGCTGGTCGCTCTTTCCTGGTTGATGACGCGCACACTCTCCAGTGACACAAATTTTTCACGCGGACAGAACTTGTTGGAAGTGTTGGTCGAGACTTTACAGAATCAAATTCGTGAAGTCAGCGGTCAACAGACCGGCTCCTACCTCCCATTTATTGGGACGCTGTTTTTATTCATTGCAATTTCGAATTTACTAGCAATTGTGCCCGGTTATTATCCTCCGACAGGTTCGCTCTCGACGACAGCAGCTCTAGCGACATGTGTGTTTGTCGCTGTCCCGGTGTACGGAATCTCTAAAACTGGACTCAGTGCTTATCTACGACAGTACTTGCAACCTTCGGTGTTTATGCTCCCTTTTAATATCATCGGAGAACTCTCTCGAACTTTGGCACTCGCTGTCCGACTCTACGGAAACATGATGAGCGGTACAGTCATTGGAGCAATCCTGTTGGGATTCGTGCCTCTATTCGTTCCCATTGTCATGCAACTCTTCGGCTTACTCACTGGCATGATTCAAGCTTACATTTTTGCAATCCTGGCGATGGTTTATATCGCATCCGCAACTCAAGCACAGTCCACTTCAACTCTTGATTCAGAAGGAAACTAA
- a CDS encoding APC family permease has translation MTDEINSSNSKYKEGSLSLPGAVAMGTGVMIGAGIFALTGQMANQAGSLFPFAFLSAALVTAFSAYSYIKMSNAYPSAGGIAMYLKKAYGEGTVTAGCAMLMYFSMVINESLVARTFGAYTLQLFDVEKDSWLVPVLGVGLLVFAFIVNIMGNDFIGKMSMITAVIKIGGIAIFAGIGLWLSGFSFQTVTSMKEAGGGGFLAATALGILSYKGFTTITNSGGELKDPHKNVSRAIIISISICVALYLLVAFAVAGSLSLDEIIKAKDYVLAEAARPVLGQYAVWFTVGIAIVATVSGVIASTFAVSRMLAMLSEMGLVPHRHLGMPGDVQKHTLVYTIVLAILLTIFFDLSRIASLGAIFYIIMDIAIHWGVFRHLKEDIKANDFILISAIVLDVIVLGAFLFVKVSSDPQVLIVAAVGLVMIFAGEKWFLKWKPDYLTEDDMRNDSSHHDDEPAS, from the coding sequence ATGACCGACGAAATCAATAGCAGCAATTCCAAGTACAAAGAAGGAAGTCTTTCCCTCCCCGGTGCAGTGGCGATGGGGACTGGCGTGATGATTGGGGCAGGAATTTTTGCTCTCACCGGTCAGATGGCAAACCAAGCGGGGAGCCTGTTTCCCTTTGCGTTTCTATCAGCTGCACTGGTCACGGCATTCAGCGCGTACAGCTACATCAAGATGTCGAATGCTTATCCATCTGCGGGTGGCATCGCAATGTATCTGAAAAAGGCTTACGGAGAAGGAACGGTCACCGCCGGCTGCGCGATGTTGATGTACTTCTCGATGGTCATTAACGAGAGTCTGGTCGCTCGGACCTTCGGGGCGTATACCTTGCAGTTGTTCGACGTCGAGAAAGATTCTTGGCTTGTCCCAGTGCTTGGCGTAGGTCTGTTAGTGTTTGCGTTCATTGTGAACATCATGGGCAACGATTTTATCGGCAAGATGTCGATGATCACCGCTGTCATCAAGATTGGCGGCATTGCCATCTTTGCGGGCATTGGGCTATGGCTCTCGGGTTTCTCGTTTCAAACCGTCACCAGTATGAAAGAAGCAGGCGGAGGAGGCTTTCTGGCAGCCACAGCCTTGGGGATTCTGAGCTATAAGGGATTCACGACCATTACGAACAGTGGTGGAGAACTAAAGGATCCACACAAAAATGTCAGCCGGGCGATCATCATTTCGATCTCGATCTGCGTCGCTTTGTATCTACTCGTGGCGTTTGCCGTCGCTGGAAGTCTGAGCCTCGACGAAATTATCAAGGCCAAGGACTACGTGTTGGCGGAAGCGGCTCGGCCCGTGCTGGGGCAGTATGCGGTGTGGTTCACTGTCGGCATCGCGATTGTTGCGACTGTTTCAGGAGTCATTGCAAGCACCTTTGCCGTCTCACGTATGTTGGCGATGCTCTCCGAGATGGGGCTTGTGCCACATCGCCATCTTGGCATGCCGGGAGACGTTCAGAAACACACGCTCGTGTATACAATCGTTTTGGCGATCCTGCTCACAATCTTTTTTGATTTGAGCCGTATCGCTTCGCTGGGAGCGATCTTCTACATCATCATGGACATCGCAATTCATTGGGGCGTCTTTCGTCATCTCAAGGAAGACATCAAAGCCAACGACTTCATTCTGATCTCGGCAATCGTCCTCGATGTGATCGTTCTAGGAGCTTTTCTCTTTGTCAAAGTCTCCTCTGATCCACAAGTTTTGATTGTGGCTGCAGTCGGCCTGGTGATGATCTTCGCAGGAGAGAAATGGTTCCTAAAATGGAAACCGGACTACCTGACCGAAGATGATATGCGTAACGATTCCTCGCATCACGACGATGAACCAGCTTCTTGA
- a CDS encoding alternate F1F0 ATPase, F1 subunit alpha, producing the protein MNSVLNETFAALDSLQSSHPFELKLTETGQVTSVGRGVARVNGLKDARSEELLRFPGNQLGMAFNLDANEIGVILLDQNDSLAAGDEVRRTHRVLDVPVGNSLIGRVVDPVGRALDGLGPVQTQQRRPCEQDAAPIMNRDPVTVPLQTGIKVIDALIPIGRGQRELIVGDRQTGKTAIAIDTILNQTDKDVICIYCAIGQRNTAIAKTIADLRERGALEYSVVVVAEGDSSPGMQFVAPYAATTIGEYFMEQGKDVLVVYDDLTVHARAYRELSLLLRRPPGREAFPGDIFYLHSRLLERSTHLNQQHGGGSLTALPIAETEAQNVSAYIPTNLISITDGQIYLSPDLFQKGILPAVDVGRSVSRVGGKTQLAAYRSVSGDLRLSYSQFEELEAFSRFSSRLDEETRATLERGRRVREIFKQPQYQPLSVAEQIAVLVATTSGLLDSLEMASLQSTEIAIRQSMINHLSDLCERIEAGEKLTAEDRQLIIDAAQKTL; encoded by the coding sequence ATGAATTCTGTTTTGAATGAGACATTTGCAGCATTGGACTCGCTGCAGTCTTCACATCCATTCGAGCTGAAACTGACAGAAACAGGACAAGTGACTTCAGTCGGACGGGGTGTCGCTCGTGTGAATGGTCTGAAAGACGCACGTTCAGAAGAACTCTTGCGTTTTCCTGGAAATCAGTTGGGGATGGCATTCAATCTCGACGCAAATGAGATCGGTGTCATCCTGTTGGACCAGAATGACTCGTTAGCAGCGGGTGATGAAGTCCGTCGAACTCATCGTGTCCTTGATGTCCCCGTCGGAAATTCTCTAATTGGACGCGTCGTTGATCCTGTCGGACGTGCCTTAGATGGACTCGGACCAGTACAGACTCAACAGCGAAGACCGTGCGAGCAGGACGCAGCACCGATTATGAATCGCGATCCTGTGACGGTGCCTTTACAAACCGGAATTAAAGTGATCGACGCGCTGATCCCGATTGGGCGTGGACAACGAGAATTGATTGTCGGTGATCGTCAAACCGGTAAAACAGCGATTGCGATCGACACCATTCTAAATCAAACCGATAAAGATGTGATCTGCATCTACTGTGCAATCGGACAGCGTAACACAGCGATAGCGAAGACGATTGCAGACCTGCGTGAGCGAGGTGCCCTTGAGTACTCTGTAGTCGTCGTCGCTGAAGGAGACTCCTCTCCAGGAATGCAATTTGTGGCTCCTTATGCCGCCACAACGATTGGCGAATACTTCATGGAGCAAGGCAAAGATGTTCTCGTTGTGTACGATGATCTGACCGTACATGCACGAGCTTACCGCGAGTTGTCCCTTTTACTGCGTCGCCCTCCCGGACGAGAAGCGTTTCCGGGAGATATCTTTTATCTGCATTCACGTCTTCTCGAACGTTCTACTCACCTCAACCAGCAGCATGGTGGTGGCTCGCTGACAGCGCTGCCAATTGCGGAGACTGAGGCTCAAAATGTTTCAGCTTATATTCCGACGAATTTGATTTCGATTACTGATGGACAAATTTATCTCTCACCCGACCTGTTTCAGAAAGGAATTCTCCCGGCGGTCGATGTCGGTCGTTCCGTATCACGAGTTGGTGGGAAAACACAACTCGCAGCGTATCGCTCAGTCTCAGGAGACTTGCGACTCTCTTACTCTCAATTTGAAGAGCTTGAGGCATTCTCTCGTTTCAGTAGTCGCCTGGATGAGGAAACTCGTGCCACTCTGGAACGAGGTCGACGTGTCCGGGAGATTTTCAAACAACCTCAGTATCAACCACTTTCTGTCGCTGAGCAGATCGCTGTTTTGGTTGCAACAACTTCGGGGTTACTGGATTCACTGGAAATGGCCTCATTGCAGTCAACGGAAATAGCAATTCGGCAATCAATGATCAATCACCTTTCCGATCTTTGTGAACGAATTGAAGCTGGTGAAAAGCTCACTGCTGAAGATCGACAACTGATTATCGACGCTGCCCAGAAAACCTTATGA
- a CDS encoding F0F1 ATP synthase subunit B family protein → MSINWFTFLAQILNFLVLVWLLKRFLYGPIIQAMNEREQKIAAKLNDADAAKQHSEQQALIHENKIQELEQVREKLVAEAKHDVQKWRDEQIQTARTDVEKTRKEWFAGLQREQEAFIQELQRRTADHAYDTARKILSELADVKLEEQVITVFLQKLKQLTPSAKQEIEKFLQESDDGGAIVTAFALSATQQTKITDAVKETFSVDTDYEFRFRPESLCGIELMVPGRKLSWTVNEALETLQEDLSGLLQIGFASVNHQDAPLDHQTEFGIATQS, encoded by the coding sequence ATGTCGATAAACTGGTTTACATTTCTTGCTCAGATTCTCAACTTTCTGGTCCTGGTTTGGCTCTTAAAGCGATTCCTCTATGGACCAATCATACAAGCAATGAATGAACGTGAACAAAAAATCGCAGCGAAGCTCAATGACGCAGATGCAGCGAAACAACATTCAGAGCAACAAGCGTTGATCCACGAGAATAAAATTCAGGAGCTTGAGCAAGTCCGTGAAAAGCTGGTCGCAGAAGCAAAACACGACGTTCAGAAATGGCGTGACGAACAGATTCAGACTGCTCGAACTGATGTGGAGAAAACTCGCAAGGAATGGTTCGCAGGACTTCAACGAGAGCAAGAGGCATTTATTCAAGAGCTTCAGCGTCGGACTGCGGACCATGCCTATGACACAGCGCGAAAAATCCTGAGCGAACTCGCAGACGTAAAGCTTGAAGAACAGGTGATCACAGTCTTTCTTCAAAAACTTAAACAACTCACGCCTTCTGCCAAACAAGAGATCGAGAAGTTCCTGCAAGAATCGGATGACGGGGGCGCCATTGTCACCGCGTTTGCATTGTCTGCGACGCAGCAAACGAAAATTACTGATGCAGTTAAAGAAACCTTTTCGGTAGACACCGATTACGAATTCCGCTTTCGACCAGAGTCTCTTTGCGGGATTGAGTTGATGGTTCCGGGTCGCAAACTCTCCTGGACTGTCAACGAGGCACTTGAGACATTGCAAGAGGATTTGTCAGGACTGCTTCAAATTGGTTTCGCCTCAGTGAACCATCAAGATGCCCCCCTCGATCATCAAACAGAATTTGGCATTGCGACTCAATCATAA
- a CDS encoding F0F1 ATP synthase subunit epsilon, which yields MILKVLLPTSILLDETVTKVVAEGQNGLFCLLPKHVDFVSALVPGILTFQTEDQVEQYLAVGEGILVKTDSIIRVSTRHAVRGTDLGQLRQKVKYEFESLDDRERAARTAIAQLEVDFARRFLQLKERSHV from the coding sequence ATGATACTGAAAGTCCTTTTACCAACATCAATCTTACTTGACGAAACCGTAACGAAAGTGGTCGCCGAGGGGCAAAACGGATTGTTCTGTTTATTACCGAAACATGTCGATTTTGTGTCCGCACTTGTTCCTGGAATCTTAACATTTCAAACAGAAGATCAGGTTGAACAGTATCTTGCCGTTGGAGAAGGGATCCTGGTCAAGACAGATTCGATCATTCGTGTTTCGACCAGACATGCCGTTCGCGGAACAGATTTGGGGCAACTCCGGCAAAAGGTGAAGTACGAGTTTGAATCACTCGATGACCGTGAACGTGCTGCACGCACTGCAATTGCACAACTGGAAGTCGATTTTGCACGTCGTTTTCTACAATTGAAGGAGCGCTCTCATGTCTAA
- a CDS encoding F0F1 ATP synthase subunit gamma, protein MQTLDTLKRQIKNVEDLSSVVRTMKTLAAVSIRQYELAVESLAGYYGTIEDGLRILLWNQATAPEIDKHRTNPRTGVVIFGSDQGMCGQFNEQIVNFTTDVMAERLQQKKEKWSFMAVGARVASRLEEHGYTVDRVFPVAGSASEITTIVQDLLQGIDHWRSEAKLGSVQLLYNQRQSASSYQPFQFELLPIGPEKFQKMRQKRWESRTLPRYTMDQRQLFSQLIQQYIFVCLFRASAESLAGENASRIASMQAAERNIKDRLSELRMSYQQTRQTSITEELLDVVTGFEALSDS, encoded by the coding sequence ATGCAAACTCTCGACACACTCAAACGACAAATCAAGAATGTTGAAGATCTTTCCTCAGTCGTGCGGACAATGAAAACTCTGGCTGCGGTGAGCATTCGCCAATATGAACTCGCTGTAGAATCGCTCGCAGGCTACTACGGGACAATCGAAGACGGGCTACGTATTCTTCTCTGGAATCAAGCGACTGCCCCAGAAATTGACAAGCACCGCACAAATCCTCGGACGGGGGTCGTGATTTTCGGTTCAGATCAGGGAATGTGTGGTCAATTCAACGAGCAGATTGTGAATTTCACCACCGATGTGATGGCAGAGCGACTACAACAGAAAAAAGAGAAGTGGTCATTCATGGCGGTCGGTGCAAGAGTCGCGAGTCGACTCGAAGAACATGGCTACACAGTGGATCGAGTCTTTCCAGTCGCTGGCTCCGCATCAGAGATCACAACGATTGTGCAGGATTTGCTGCAAGGAATTGACCACTGGAGGTCGGAAGCGAAACTGGGAAGTGTTCAACTCCTTTACAACCAGCGACAATCTGCATCATCATATCAACCATTTCAGTTCGAGTTGCTGCCCATTGGTCCTGAAAAATTCCAGAAGATGCGTCAAAAACGCTGGGAATCTCGGACTCTTCCCCGTTACACGATGGACCAGCGTCAACTCTTTTCTCAACTGATCCAGCAGTACATATTCGTCTGCCTCTTTCGTGCTTCAGCGGAATCTTTAGCTGGTGAGAACGCCAGTCGCATTGCCAGCATGCAAGCTGCTGAACGAAATATTAAAGATCGTCTGAGCGAATTGCGGATGAGTTACCAACAAACCCGCCAAACGTCGATCACCGAGGAACTCTTAGACGTTGTCACTGGTTTTGAAGCACTTTCGGATTCATGA
- a CDS encoding AtpZ/AtpI family protein: protein MSKSTNENHNTERSEIERQVAAKEARRLRAQSEKNQSVWFGLGMMGLVGWSVAIPALIGVSVGVWIDTTWRSPYSFALMLLLFGIFIGCLNAWKWVERERSKEIPPHRKQTEHAEMKGSGNAK from the coding sequence ATGTCTAAATCGACGAATGAGAATCACAACACTGAACGCTCTGAAATTGAACGGCAGGTCGCAGCGAAAGAAGCTCGTAGACTCAGGGCGCAATCAGAAAAGAATCAAAGTGTCTGGTTTGGTTTAGGGATGATGGGACTCGTTGGTTGGTCGGTGGCGATTCCAGCATTGATCGGAGTCAGCGTGGGAGTTTGGATCGACACGACCTGGCGGAGTCCCTACTCATTTGCACTCATGTTGCTGCTTTTCGGGATTTTCATTGGCTGTCTCAATGCCTGGAAATGGGTGGAACGTGAACGATCTAAAGAGATCCCGCCGCATCGCAAACAAACTGAACATGCTGAGATGAAAGGCTCGGGAAATGCAAAGTAG
- a CDS encoding potassium channel family protein, giving the protein MLEFHYFWTVIGGLVVLALTVDAVVTTLLLSGAGFLSKYLTRFIGRFCMSREREFISKNASVFALLATFVLWSLLLLAGWALIFCGSSEAVIESENKDPADLLSRIYFAGFTITTLGTGNYIPNGPLWQLLSVAAAANGFFIVTICVTYTFSVLTALNERRSIGVAIGHLGHTPVDLLKYALDAESRQLISNQLQDLTLRLQLASVKTDAYPVIEYTHVPDRQHSFAIGVAKLGEACLLSEQLMPSAQSFPKVITDPLWKAVYLITGETNSNGEESADYSAQLLMPYFDQLDAQMNCEEKLKMPPASEKRDRLSAWLAWHHRDWNDVYGEG; this is encoded by the coding sequence ATGCTTGAGTTTCATTATTTTTGGACGGTTATTGGCGGCTTGGTTGTGCTTGCCCTGACCGTCGATGCCGTTGTGACGACATTGCTACTCAGTGGAGCAGGTTTTCTTTCGAAATATCTCACCCGTTTCATTGGTCGATTTTGCATGAGCCGTGAGCGTGAGTTCATTTCAAAGAACGCATCGGTCTTTGCATTGTTGGCGACGTTCGTACTGTGGTCGCTGCTACTCCTGGCCGGCTGGGCGTTGATTTTTTGTGGCTCGTCGGAGGCTGTCATTGAGAGTGAAAACAAAGATCCTGCCGATCTGCTGAGCAGGATTTACTTCGCCGGGTTTACGATTACGACTTTAGGAACGGGGAATTACATCCCGAACGGACCACTCTGGCAACTGCTATCCGTAGCGGCCGCGGCAAATGGGTTCTTCATCGTTACGATCTGTGTGACCTACACATTTTCTGTGCTGACAGCGTTGAATGAGAGGCGTTCGATCGGGGTGGCGATCGGACATCTGGGGCACACTCCAGTCGACTTATTGAAGTATGCCTTGGACGCGGAGTCGCGACAGTTGATTTCTAATCAACTACAAGATTTAACACTTCGGCTTCAACTGGCGAGCGTCAAGACCGATGCGTATCCGGTCATCGAGTATACGCATGTTCCTGACCGTCAGCACTCCTTTGCCATTGGCGTCGCCAAACTGGGGGAAGCTTGCCTTCTGAGCGAACAGCTGATGCCGTCAGCTCAATCGTTTCCTAAAGTCATCACCGATCCATTATGGAAAGCTGTATATCTAATTACAGGTGAAACCAATTCAAACGGTGAGGAGTCGGCGGACTACTCAGCCCAATTGTTGATGCCGTATTTCGATCAACTTGACGCCCAGATGAACTGCGAAGAGAAACTGAAAATGCCACCAGCCAGCGAAAAGCGAGATCGCCTTTCTGCATGGCTGGCGTGGCATCATCGAGATTGGAATGACGTGTACGGGGAAGGCTGA
- a CDS encoding multicopper oxidase domain-containing protein gives MSNEISPQGRRDFLKKGTLAAVAFSAGASVSQGQEPAPEATGPGVPKKPLPPTVEHKHSHVEAEYDGFSRYQPSRGHDPDSDYYLGKLVPGFRKPADGPAPITTPDLEKLPFKMVDGVKEFHVSAEEVSREFLPGYHMNVYGYNGSLPGPLIEINQGDRIRILVTNNLSEATNFHMHGFEMPVQYDGAAEMTQNPIKPGKTFKYEFDVHEEGTFFYHSHVAMQEAMGMVGPIVVHPSKPFDPPVDRDFMLVFQNFFILPNQTVSDSWSMDWNWHTINGRSGPYTTPCVVKHGERVRVRLINFSPMQHHPIHMHGHTFWVTAHEGARAPKTAWIPRNTELVAVAQASEFEFIANNPGDWQFHCHMIHHMMNHMTRQNGPRIRENVSVDRYMENLDVRPTVTVSKTGHGTAPPGYPQKMQGMEMSMEFMKKVWQPREMKGMREAAPMSMKGLMTSMRVLPDDLFHRVMETDEKIEKGAIFTEIVNRFGNPADYKKTPPGMMEKMMMHEGHS, from the coding sequence ATGTCAAACGAAATTTCCCCCCAAGGTCGGCGAGACTTTCTCAAGAAGGGAACTCTGGCTGCCGTCGCGTTCTCTGCGGGAGCCTCTGTCTCACAGGGACAAGAACCAGCTCCAGAGGCTACAGGACCGGGCGTCCCGAAGAAGCCTCTTCCTCCGACAGTCGAACACAAGCATTCACATGTCGAAGCCGAATACGATGGTTTCTCTCGCTATCAACCCTCACGCGGTCACGATCCGGATAGCGACTATTACCTCGGGAAGCTTGTCCCCGGCTTTCGCAAACCAGCTGACGGTCCCGCCCCCATTACCACTCCTGATCTGGAGAAACTCCCGTTCAAGATGGTCGATGGAGTGAAGGAGTTTCACGTTTCAGCCGAAGAAGTCAGTCGTGAATTCCTGCCTGGCTACCACATGAACGTCTACGGGTATAACGGCAGCCTGCCCGGTCCGTTGATCGAGATCAACCAGGGCGATCGTATTCGCATTCTGGTCACCAACAATCTCAGCGAAGCGACAAACTTCCATATGCATGGGTTCGAAATGCCGGTGCAGTACGACGGCGCTGCGGAAATGACGCAGAATCCGATCAAACCCGGCAAGACCTTCAAGTACGAATTTGATGTCCACGAAGAAGGGACGTTTTTCTATCACTCGCATGTCGCGATGCAGGAAGCAATGGGTATGGTTGGCCCGATTGTCGTGCATCCATCCAAGCCGTTTGATCCGCCGGTCGACCGCGACTTCATGCTCGTCTTCCAGAACTTCTTCATTCTGCCGAATCAAACAGTCTCGGATTCATGGTCGATGGACTGGAACTGGCACACAATCAACGGGCGTAGCGGACCGTATACAACTCCTTGTGTCGTCAAACATGGCGAACGGGTGCGTGTACGACTGATCAATTTCAGTCCGATGCAGCACCACCCGATCCACATGCACGGCCACACCTTCTGGGTCACTGCCCATGAAGGTGCACGAGCACCCAAAACGGCTTGGATTCCACGCAATACAGAACTCGTCGCGGTTGCTCAAGCCAGCGAATTTGAGTTTATTGCCAACAACCCGGGCGATTGGCAGTTCCATTGTCATATGATCCATCACATGATGAATCACATGACTCGTCAAAACGGTCCCCGTATCCGCGAGAATGTTTCGGTTGATCGGTACATGGAAAACCTCGACGTCCGGCCGACAGTGACTGTTTCAAAAACAGGACACGGAACAGCTCCTCCGGGCTATCCTCAAAAGATGCAGGGCATGGAAATGAGCATGGAGTTCATGAAGAAAGTCTGGCAACCCAGGGAAATGAAAGGGATGCGAGAAGCGGCCCCCATGTCGATGAAAGGTCTGATGACCTCAATGCGTGTGCTGCCTGACGATCTGTTTCATCGCGTCATGGAGACCGATGAAAAGATCGAAAAAGGCGCCATCTTTACCGAGATCGTCAACCGCTTCGGCAACCCCGCTGACTACAAAAAGACGCCACCCGGAATGATGGAGAAAATGATGATGCATGAAGGTCATTCGTAG
- a CDS encoding TolC family protein, with protein MKNKVKYNVVVTGSIFATLLWGSSIVAQESHQLHVPSAPKALPIPLESDTVSSDKAGREFLAPPPTPNTIGPTWAFSDPGEVLDNQDYTLEAFLSMAAEYNPTIRQSRLHINSQLNRAIQAGLYPNPTLRYLGEQIGVGGTAGEWQGAEIEQRFVTAGKLELSENKYLQRAKVAEFLAVAQQYRVCNDVRIHFVKALAARQIIDLKKELLKNAEDNLVTIRERYNVGQASRAEAHQANALLQQHRLAVMNAQNDYRQHLLELISLTGAELSVPSLNGELKSSRDLIDFDAAYATILAQSPELCAAHAKLREDLITVQRERVEWVPDIVAGTGAGYNFDARETTYSAMLSLEIPLYDRNQGTIKQAEADYSRQQSEIRRTELDLRRRLSVEYGRYLTAAQNVQNYETVILPERKKAYSLVLSSYKANRIAWDDVLQAYDDYTRARVEYVMNLSAQRTSEILIDGFLLHGGLQTPSGPLPGGHIDSVPKPR; from the coding sequence GTGAAAAACAAAGTTAAGTACAATGTCGTGGTGACCGGGAGTATCTTCGCAACGTTACTTTGGGGAAGCTCCATCGTTGCGCAAGAATCTCACCAACTTCATGTGCCTTCTGCACCCAAAGCTCTTCCGATTCCACTGGAGAGTGACACGGTGTCCAGTGATAAAGCTGGTCGTGAGTTCCTCGCTCCACCACCCACTCCCAATACCATTGGTCCAACTTGGGCTTTTTCAGATCCAGGGGAGGTGCTCGATAATCAAGATTACACATTGGAGGCGTTCCTCAGCATGGCTGCGGAATACAATCCGACCATCCGTCAGTCGCGATTGCACATCAATTCTCAGCTCAATCGTGCAATTCAGGCAGGACTCTATCCGAATCCGACCTTACGCTATCTCGGTGAGCAAATTGGGGTTGGCGGGACAGCTGGAGAATGGCAGGGAGCGGAGATCGAACAACGATTCGTCACGGCAGGCAAGCTCGAACTGAGTGAGAACAAGTATCTGCAACGAGCCAAAGTTGCAGAATTTCTCGCTGTCGCTCAGCAGTACCGTGTTTGCAATGATGTGCGAATTCACTTCGTTAAAGCTCTCGCTGCTCGCCAGATCATCGATTTGAAGAAGGAACTGCTCAAGAATGCAGAAGACAACCTCGTCACGATTCGAGAGCGATATAACGTGGGGCAGGCTTCCCGCGCTGAAGCACACCAAGCGAATGCATTGTTGCAACAGCATCGACTGGCAGTGATGAATGCTCAAAACGATTACCGTCAACATCTACTCGAATTGATTTCACTCACAGGTGCGGAATTATCAGTTCCCAGTTTGAACGGAGAACTCAAGTCGTCAAGAGATCTCATTGACTTTGATGCAGCCTACGCAACCATTCTTGCTCAAAGCCCGGAATTATGCGCCGCTCACGCTAAGCTCCGCGAAGATTTAATTACAGTGCAGAGAGAACGAGTCGAGTGGGTTCCCGATATCGTCGCTGGGACTGGTGCCGGCTACAACTTTGATGCGCGGGAAACGACCTACAGCGCCATGTTGTCGCTCGAAATTCCACTCTATGATCGTAACCAAGGCACGATTAAGCAGGCGGAAGCTGACTACAGCCGTCAGCAGAGTGAGATTCGAAGAACCGAGCTCGATCTGCGTCGACGCCTGTCCGTTGAATATGGACGCTACCTGACAGCTGCGCAAAACGTGCAGAATTATGAAACGGTCATTCTGCCCGAACGAAAGAAAGCGTACAGCCTGGTGCTTTCGAGCTACAAAGCCAATCGCATTGCCTGGGATGACGTTCTGCAGGCATACGACGACTACACACGAGCACGTGTCGAGTACGTGATGAATCTCTCTGCTCAACGGACCAGCGAAATTCTGATTGACGGTTTCCTGCTCCATGGTGGTCTACAAACCCCGAGCGGTCCATTGCCAGGTGGACACATCGACTCTGTGCCGAAACCACGGTAA
- a CDS encoding ATP synthase subunit I produces the protein MQSSILELMLSLLAGGLLGLLFYGSLWLTIRQLPRTKQPALLFLGSFLVRMSITLFGFWIVMAGQWERALACLFGFVISRILMTLWLQPRSQHAPAEVIK, from the coding sequence ATGCAAAGTAGCATTCTGGAACTCATGTTATCACTTCTCGCAGGTGGACTACTGGGACTCCTTTTTTATGGAAGCCTTTGGCTCACTATTCGTCAGTTGCCACGAACGAAGCAACCAGCATTGTTGTTTCTGGGAAGCTTTCTCGTCAGGATGTCAATCACATTATTCGGATTCTGGATTGTCATGGCTGGTCAATGGGAGCGGGCTCTTGCTTGCCTGTTCGGTTTTGTCATCTCTCGCATTCTGATGACACTATGGTTACAGCCGCGTTCGCAGCATGCACCTGCTGAGGTAATCAAATGA
- a CDS encoding F0F1 ATP synthase subunit C has protein sequence MDTQTVIAAASIISAGLTIAIGSIGPALGEGRALAQALNAIAQQPDEANTITRTLFVGLAMVESTAIYCFVVSMILIFANPFWNFFLEAAATQ, from the coding sequence ATGGATACGCAAACGGTGATCGCGGCAGCTTCCATTATCTCCGCAGGTTTGACGATTGCTATTGGTTCGATTGGACCGGCACTCGGAGAAGGTCGCGCGTTGGCTCAAGCTCTCAACGCCATCGCTCAACAACCCGATGAGGCTAACACAATCACCAGAACACTATTTGTTGGTTTGGCAATGGTGGAGTCGACTGCAATCTATTGCTTTGTTGTCTCGATGATTTTGATCTTTGCAAATCCATTTTGGAATTTTTTTCTCGAAGCCGCAGCGACTCAATAA